In the Populus trichocarpa isolate Nisqually-1 chromosome 1, P.trichocarpa_v4.1, whole genome shotgun sequence genome, one interval contains:
- the LOC18095482 gene encoding multiprotein-bridging factor 1a isoform X2, which yields MSGGGPISQDWEPVVIRKKAPNAAAKKDEKAVNAARRSGAEIETIKKYDRVPTELKKAIMQGRTDKKLTQAQLAQLINEKPQIIQEYESGKAIPNQQIIGKLERALGVKLRGKK from the exons atgtcAGGAGGTGGACCAATCTCACAGGACTGGGAACCCGTAGTGATCCGCAAGAAAGCTCCCAACGCCGCCGCCAAGAAGGATGAGAAGGCCGTCAACGCCGCCCGCCGCTCCGGTGCCGAGATCGAAACCATCAAAAAAT ATGACCGAGTGCCAACTGAACTGAAGAAAGCAATTATGCAGGGTAGAACGGACAAGAAACTTACCCAGGCTCAACTTGCACAg TTGATCAACGAGAAGCCCCAGATAATTCAGGAGTATGAATCCGGAAAAGCCATTCCTAATCAGCAGATTATAGGCAAACTGGAGAGGGCTCTTGGTGTGAAGCTGCGGGGAAAGAAGTGA
- the LOC18095482 gene encoding multiprotein-bridging factor 1b isoform X1 — MSGGGPISQDWEPVVIRKKAPNAAAKKDEKAVNAARRSGAEIETIKKSTAGTNKAASSSTSLNTRKLDEETENLAHDRVPTELKKAIMQGRTDKKLTQAQLAQLINEKPQIIQEYESGKAIPNQQIIGKLERALGVKLRGKK; from the exons atgtcAGGAGGTGGACCAATCTCACAGGACTGGGAACCCGTAGTGATCCGCAAGAAAGCTCCCAACGCCGCCGCCAAGAAGGATGAGAAGGCCGTCAACGCCGCCCGCCGCTCCGGTGCCGAGATCGAAACCATCAAAAAAT CAACTGCTGGTACGAACAAGGCTGCTTCTAGCAGCACTTCTTTGAACACAAGGAAGCTCGATGAAGAAACAGAGAACCTTGCTC ATGACCGAGTGCCAACTGAACTGAAGAAAGCAATTATGCAGGGTAGAACGGACAAGAAACTTACCCAGGCTCAACTTGCACAg TTGATCAACGAGAAGCCCCAGATAATTCAGGAGTATGAATCCGGAAAAGCCATTCCTAATCAGCAGATTATAGGCAAACTGGAGAGGGCTCTTGGTGTGAAGCTGCGGGGAAAGAAGTGA
- the LOC18095479 gene encoding protein DOG1-like 4 → MSSTSSFTRFYDTWFDQLNQLLEQLRTAPKPPSSQDDRSHLSSLAQKIVSHYAEFYRVKSMAIESDVLSVFTAPWASCFERSLHWIAGWRPTTLFHLVYTESSILFEFHIADILKGRSTGDLGDLSPNQFRRVSELQCETVKEENAITGELSEWQDSANEVMLGSFTDLGDKVGRLVSVVKKADDLRLRTIKRVVELLTTQQAVEFLVAAGELQFGVYGWGRKLDHRPCQSV, encoded by the exons ATGAGCAGCACCAGCAGCTTTACCAGGTTCTATGATACCTGGTTCGACCAACTCAATCAACTTCTGGAACAATTGAGGACAGCCCCCAAACCACCAAGCAGCCAAGATGATAGAAGCCATCTTAGTAGCCTAGCCCAAAAGATCGTAAGCCACTATGCCGAGTTCTATAGGGTGAAATCTATGGCCATAGAGAGTGACGTTTTGTCAGTCTTCACAGCCCCTTGGGCCTCCTGCTTCGAGAGGTCGCTTCACTGGATTGCTGGGTGGCGACCCACCACCTTGTTTCACCTTGTCTACACTGAGTCTAGTATTCTTTTTGAGTTTCATATTGCTGATATTTTAAAGGGCCGAAGTACTGGAGATCTTGGTGATCTATCACCTAATCAATTCAG GAGAGTCAGTGAGTTACAATGTGAGACAGTGAAAGAAGAGAATGCGATAACAGGTGAGCTATCAGAGTGGCAAGATAGTGCAAATGAGGTAATGTTGGGGTCATTCACAGATCTTGGTGACAAGGTCGGACGGCTGGTGAGTGTTGTGAAGAAGGCAGATGACCTAAGGCTGAGAACAATCAAGAGGGTTGTTGAATTATTGACCACACAGCAAGCAGTGGAATTCTTGGTTGCTGCTGGTGAATTGCAGTTTGGAGTCTACGGGTGGGGGAGGAAGCTTGATCACCGCCCATGTCAAAGTGTTTGA
- the LOC18095481 gene encoding tubby-like F-box protein 7 produces MSLRRSFLSRRFSRSFNNQNRNERNGVESGRLVGESGGESDGWGSMLPELLGEIIKRVEESEDRWPQRQNVVACACVCKKWREVTKDIVKSLPNNNNNNGSSGKITFPSCLKQPGPRDLPHQCLIKRNKKTSTFYLYLALTPSFTDKGKFLLAARRYRQGVHTEYIISLDADDLSQGSNAYVGKLSSDFLGTNFTIYDSQPPHSGAKPSSSRASRRFASKQISPQVPAGNFEVGQVSYKFNLLKSRGPRRMVCSLKCPVSQETTNVKNVDNSKMTQLESASSGFTVLRNKAPRWHEHLQCWCLNFHGRVTVASVKNFQLVAIMDQSQPGGKGDEETVLLQFGKVGDDTFTMDYRQPLSAFQAFALCLTSFGTKLACE; encoded by the exons ATGTCGCTGAGAAGATCGTTTTTATCGCGAAGGTTCTCAAGATCGTTCAATAACCAGAACAGAAACGAACGAAATGGAGTGGAATCGGGGCGACTCGTTGGTGAGTCGGGGGGTGAGTCGGATGGGTGGGGGAGTATGTTGCCTGAGTTATTAGGAGAAATAATAAAACGAGTTGAAGAGAGTGAGGATCGGTGGCCACAGAGACAAAACGTCGTCGCATGTGCTTGTGTTTGTAAGAAATGGAGAGAAGTTACCAAAGACATCGTCAAGTCTCTtcctaacaacaacaacaataatggaAGTTCTGGAAAAATCACTTTCCCTTCTTGCCTTAAACAg CCGGGTCCACGCGACTTGCCCCATCAATGTCTTATAAAACGGAATAAGAAGACTTCAACATTTTACCTATATCTTGCTCTTACTCCAT CATTTACGGATAAGGGGAAGTTTCTCCTGGCAGCACGGAGGTATAGGCAAGGTGTTCACACAGAGTATATCATCTCGCTTGATGCTGATGACTTATCCCAAGGAAGTAATGCTTATGTTGGAAAGTTAAG TTCAGACTTCCTCGGTACCAACTTTACAATATATGACAGCCAGCCACCACACAGTGGTGCTAAGCCCTCAAGTAGCAGAGCTAGCCGGCGATTTGCAAGCAAGCAAATAAGCCCTCAAGTCCCGGCGGGCAATTTTGAGGTTGGGCAGGTCTCGTATAAATTTAACCTCTTGAAGTCAAGAGGTCCAAGGAGGATGGTTTGCTCACTTAAGTGCCCGGTGTCACAAGAAACTACCAATGTCAAAAATGTTGACAACTCGAAGATGACGCAACTGGAGTCTGCTTCTTCTGGTTTTACAGTTTTGCGGAACAAAGCCCCAAGGTGGCATGAGCATTTGCAGTGTTGGTGCTTGAATTTCCATGGTCGGGTAACAGTAGCATCGGTGAAGAACTTTCAACTGGTTGCAATTATGGACCAAAGCCAGCCAGGAGGGAAAGGAGACGAGGAGACTGTCCTCCTCCAGTTTGGGAAGGTAGGCGATGATACTTTCACCATGGATTATAGGCAGCCACTTTCAGCTTTTCAAGCATTTGCCTTGTGCCTGACTAGTTTTGGCACGAAACTGGCATGTGAGTAA